One genomic window of Candidatus Kuenenia stuttgartiensis includes the following:
- a CDS encoding IS1634 family transposase — translation MAYLLIQILYNPINTDLTKYFINDSVVKEYWDYIMHLTYSDSKYKGKTYKSYSIAESYRDGKKVRKRILWPIGKLSDIQAEQIKLICKTVENTDQLQTQLKDVAVLESRAYLDIAVVNELWNQWQLDQAFDYDVTAGALPTNMIAKILTINRCTDPCSHYSIPHWAKKSALEDILKIDLSGLNDDKIYYELDKIHKNKISIENHLFNQTFWKRPESYKFINYDLTTSYFVGYNCDLSAFGKGKIECHGRRQVLLGVLINSEGYPFKWDVFPGNTAEVKTLKQNINACKTRFKLTDKNVTLVFDRGIISEDNANLIEEAKLKYISALDRNQIPSCGVSLKSLNGLSIEDKDASDIPIPQGFLNYDDELYYHDNGVIGNKRFITGFNPTLFIEDRNNRDEKITFFKDYLKEENKNLKNAQRDRQYDATKSRIVDELKRLKIHKYFEDPVLTSITVTHRLKNGQVKSVKSFKIEIKLLTDVIAADRLLDGVCVFITNHTEREDGGAFKAKPQSIVRAYRDKTKIEDVFKNVKSFLKIRPFFVNTEAHVKAVYTICILAYFINRYLSNQRKAIGEKDFLNSKELYAPFKDIDIATLEAKNTGETLKKAVKLPAVTQMLLEKLGMSNVVFGQ, via the coding sequence ATGGCCTATTTATTAATACAAATCCTTTATAACCCTATAAATACTGACTTGACAAAATATTTTATTAATGATAGTGTAGTCAAAGAATATTGGGACTACATTATGCACCTTACTTATAGCGATTCTAAATACAAAGGGAAAACCTATAAATCTTACTCTATTGCCGAATCCTACAGGGATGGCAAAAAGGTCAGAAAAAGAATACTTTGGCCCATCGGGAAACTTTCCGATATTCAAGCCGAGCAAATCAAACTGATATGTAAAACAGTTGAAAACACAGATCAATTGCAGACTCAGCTCAAAGACGTTGCAGTCCTGGAAAGCAGGGCATATCTCGATATAGCCGTTGTTAATGAGTTGTGGAACCAGTGGCAGCTTGATCAGGCTTTTGACTACGATGTCACTGCAGGCGCCCTTCCTACCAATATGATTGCAAAGATACTGACTATTAACAGGTGCACCGATCCGTGTTCTCATTATTCCATTCCTCATTGGGCGAAAAAGAGCGCGCTGGAGGACATTCTTAAAATTGATCTTTCAGGCCTAAATGACGATAAAATCTATTATGAATTAGATAAAATACACAAAAACAAAATATCTATAGAGAACCACCTTTTTAACCAAACCTTCTGGAAACGTCCGGAATCCTATAAATTTATCAACTACGACCTAACTACTTCCTACTTTGTGGGATATAACTGTGATCTATCGGCATTTGGCAAGGGCAAAATAGAGTGTCATGGCAGGCGGCAGGTCTTACTGGGTGTTCTTATCAACTCTGAGGGATATCCTTTCAAATGGGATGTATTCCCCGGGAACACCGCTGAGGTAAAAACCCTCAAACAGAATATCAATGCCTGTAAAACCAGATTCAAATTGACTGATAAAAACGTCACCCTTGTATTTGACAGAGGCATAATCTCTGAGGACAATGCCAATTTGATAGAAGAAGCCAAACTCAAATACATCTCGGCATTGGATAGAAATCAGATACCCTCTTGCGGTGTCAGTTTAAAGTCTCTTAATGGGTTATCCATAGAAGATAAGGACGCCTCCGATATACCTATCCCGCAAGGGTTTTTAAACTATGATGATGAATTATACTACCATGACAATGGCGTCATAGGAAACAAGCGTTTTATTACCGGTTTTAATCCCACTTTATTTATAGAAGACCGCAATAATAGAGACGAGAAAATAACCTTTTTTAAGGATTATCTCAAAGAAGAGAATAAAAACCTTAAAAATGCCCAAAGAGACCGGCAATATGACGCAACAAAGAGCCGCATTGTAGATGAGCTGAAAAGGTTAAAGATTCATAAATATTTCGAAGACCCTGTTCTGACGTCCATCACCGTTACCCATAGACTGAAAAACGGGCAGGTCAAATCCGTCAAAAGTTTCAAAATAGAAATCAAGCTGTTAACTGATGTTATAGCCGCAGATAGATTGTTGGATGGCGTATGTGTTTTTATCACTAACCATACAGAACGGGAAGATGGAGGTGCGTTTAAAGCAAAACCCCAATCTATAGTTAGAGCCTATCGGGACAAGACAAAAATAGAAGATGTCTTTAAAAATGTAAAATCGTTCTTAAAAATCAGGCCCTTCTTTGTCAATACCGAGGCACATGTTAAAGCCGTCTATACTATCTGCATCCTGGCATATTTTATAAACCGTTATCTATCAAACCAACGAAAGGCAATAGGAGAAAAAGATTTTTTAAACTCAAAGGAACTCTATGCGCCGTTCAAAGATATAGATATCGCCACTCTTGAGGCTAAAAATACCGGTGAAACCTTAAAGAAAGCCGTGAAACTTCCCGCCGTCACACAAATGCTATTGGAAAAACTTGGAATGTCCAATGTTGTTTTCGGCCAGTAA